A window of the Candidatus Paraluminiphilus aquimaris genome harbors these coding sequences:
- the atpG gene encoding F0F1 ATP synthase subunit gamma has translation MAAGKEIRTKITSIQSTQKITSAMEMVAASKMRRAQDRMEVGKPYSRRMRAVIGHIANASAEYRHAYMQQREVKRVGYVVVSSDRGLCGGLNINLFKRALQSMKEHSDAGHEVDLCLIGGKAQAFFASVGGNVVATVRDIGEEPTVEQLIGAVKHMLDAYVDGNIDKLYLVSNEFVNTMTQSPTAEQLLPLEADSQAQYAHHWDYIYEPDARELLDGLLARYIEALVYQAVVENGACEQAARMIAMKNASDNAGELIDELQLVYNKARQAAITQELSEIVGGAAAIG, from the coding sequence ATGGCAGCTGGTAAGGAAATTCGCACGAAGATCACGAGTATTCAAAGTACTCAAAAGATCACCAGTGCGATGGAAATGGTCGCGGCGAGCAAAATGCGCCGCGCTCAAGATCGCATGGAGGTAGGTAAGCCCTACTCGCGCCGAATGCGGGCCGTTATTGGGCACATAGCCAATGCCTCTGCTGAGTATCGCCACGCTTACATGCAGCAGCGCGAGGTAAAGCGCGTTGGTTATGTCGTTGTCTCTTCAGATCGCGGACTCTGTGGAGGCTTGAACATCAATTTGTTCAAACGTGCATTGCAGTCAATGAAGGAGCATTCAGACGCCGGTCATGAAGTCGACCTTTGTCTCATTGGCGGCAAAGCGCAGGCGTTCTTCGCTTCAGTGGGCGGCAATGTGGTAGCAACCGTGCGCGATATTGGTGAGGAGCCAACGGTTGAGCAGCTTATTGGTGCAGTGAAGCACATGCTAGATGCATACGTTGATGGGAATATCGACAAGCTGTATCTCGTATCGAATGAGTTCGTTAACACCATGACTCAGTCGCCTACGGCTGAACAATTACTCCCTCTTGAGGCCGACTCGCAAGCGCAGTACGCACACCACTGGGATTACATTTACGAGCCCGATGCGCGCGAGTTGTTAGACGGTCTTTTGGCGCGCTATATCGAGGCATTGGTATATCAGGCGGTTGTCGAAAACGGAGCCTGCGAGCAGGCGGCCCGAATGATCGCTATGAAAAACGCCAGTGATAATGCGGGCGAACTGATCGATGAATTACAGCTTGTTTACAACAAAGCACGACAAGCAGCGATTACCCAAGAGCTATCGGAAATCGTTGGCGGCGCAGCCGCTATTGGATAG
- the atpD gene encoding F0F1 ATP synthase subunit beta: MSSGKVVQVIGAVVDVEFPRDSVPKVYDALTITDRGLTLEVQQQLGDGVVRAIAMGSSEGVSRGLSVENTGAPISVPVGIETLGRIMDVLGNPIDERGPIGEQERSAIHRAAPTYEELAASEELLETGIKVIDLVCPFAKGGKVGLFGGAGVGKTVNMMELINNIATEHSGLSVFAGVGERTREGNDFYYEMQESKVVNVENLPESKVAMVYGQMNEPPGNRLRVALTGLTMAEKFRDEGRDVLLFVDNIYRYTLAGTEVSALLGRMPSAVGYQPTLAEEMGVLQERITSTKTGSITSIQAVYVPADDLTDPSPATTFAHLDSTVVLSRDIAAKGIYPAVDPLDSTSRQLDPLIIGTEHYEVARGVQSVLQRYKELKDIIAILGMDELSEDDKMTVARARKIERFLSQPFHVAEVFTGSPGIYVSLKDTITGFKGILSGEYDHLPEQAFYMVGSIEQAVEKAEKMSA; this comes from the coding sequence ATGAGTAGTGGAAAGGTTGTACAGGTTATTGGCGCGGTTGTTGACGTTGAGTTTCCTCGCGACAGCGTACCGAAGGTATACGATGCCCTGACTATCACCGACAGAGGTTTAACGCTCGAAGTCCAACAGCAGTTGGGTGACGGCGTTGTGCGCGCGATTGCGATGGGTTCATCGGAGGGCGTGAGCCGCGGCCTGTCAGTTGAAAACACAGGTGCACCGATCTCGGTTCCCGTTGGCATCGAAACCCTCGGTCGTATTATGGATGTCTTGGGTAACCCCATTGACGAGCGTGGCCCAATCGGCGAACAAGAGCGCTCCGCTATTCACCGCGCTGCGCCAACCTACGAAGAGCTTGCTGCTTCTGAAGAGTTGTTAGAGACAGGCATCAAAGTAATTGATCTCGTATGCCCGTTTGCCAAGGGCGGTAAAGTGGGTCTCTTTGGTGGTGCCGGTGTTGGTAAGACCGTAAACATGATGGAGCTGATCAACAATATCGCAACTGAGCACTCCGGCTTGTCCGTGTTTGCAGGTGTAGGAGAGCGAACTCGAGAAGGTAATGACTTCTACTACGAGATGCAGGAGTCAAAGGTTGTAAACGTTGAAAACCTGCCTGAATCAAAAGTAGCCATGGTCTACGGTCAGATGAACGAGCCGCCCGGTAACCGTCTGCGTGTTGCCTTGACCGGTTTGACGATGGCTGAAAAGTTCCGTGACGAAGGCCGGGACGTTCTTTTGTTCGTTGATAATATTTACCGTTATACGCTTGCGGGTACCGAGGTGTCGGCACTGTTAGGCCGTATGCCATCAGCTGTGGGTTATCAGCCTACACTGGCAGAAGAAATGGGTGTCTTGCAGGAGCGAATTACCTCGACTAAGACGGGTTCGATTACATCGATTCAGGCGGTATACGTACCGGCTGACGATTTGACTGACCCATCGCCAGCCACAACGTTTGCGCACTTGGACTCTACGGTTGTACTGAGCCGTGATATTGCAGCAAAAGGTATTTACCCGGCCGTCGATCCCCTTGACTCTACGTCTCGCCAGCTCGATCCGCTCATTATCGGTACTGAGCACTATGAAGTTGCTCGCGGTGTTCAGTCAGTGCTTCAGCGCTACAAAGAATTGAAGGACATCATTGCCATTCTCGGTATGGATGAGTTGTCTGAAGACGACAAGATGACCGTGGCGCGTGCGAGAAAAATCGAGCGCTTCCTCTCACAGCCTTTCCACGTAGCTGAAGTATTTACAGGCTCGCCCGGTATCTACGTATCATTAAAAGATACGATCACTGGGTTCAAAGGCATTTTGTCGGGTGAGTATGATCACCTACCCGAGCAGGCATTCTATATGGTGGGCTCGATCGAGCAGGCTGTAGAGAAAGCCGAGAAAATGAGCGCGTAA
- a CDS encoding F0F1 ATP synthase subunit epsilon: MALTIHCDIVSAEAQIFSGLVELLVANGSDGELGITYGHTPLLTNLIPGSVRVVTQGGSEEVYYVSGGYLEVQGDVVTILANTAVRGDDLDEAAAEEARKAAEEALANQSSELDYGRASAQLAEAAAQLATLRKLKNRAGR; this comes from the coding sequence ATGGCACTGACCATTCACTGCGATATCGTTAGCGCAGAAGCTCAAATCTTTTCAGGCCTCGTCGAACTGTTGGTTGCCAACGGTTCAGACGGTGAGTTAGGTATTACCTACGGTCACACGCCGCTTTTAACCAACCTTATTCCGGGTTCGGTGCGCGTTGTGACTCAAGGTGGCTCTGAGGAGGTGTACTACGTCTCGGGTGGTTACCTTGAGGTGCAGGGCGATGTCGTCACCATTTTGGCTAACACCGCCGTTCGGGGTGACGATCTTGATGAGGCTGCAGCTGAAGAAGCCCGTAAAGCGGCGGAAGAGGCTTTGGCAAATCAAAGTAGCGAACTCGATTATGGGCGTGCATCGGCACAGCTGGCAGAGGCTGCAGCGCAACTTGCGACCTTGAGAAAGCTCAAAAACCGCGCAGGCCGTTAA